The region TGTTACGGGGgtgaaaaatacatttttaggTGTGTGAGTGCAATGACTGCATTGCATTGGTGTGTGTGTCATTTCGTCTCTTCCGTACCCAGATAGCCAACATGTAGCATATTTTGaaaaacttgaaaaaatatcaaaattaATTGTGGTAAACCACGAATATTCGAGTTTTAATAAAGAATAGTACTTATTCGCGATTTTTTACTCGATTTTCCTTCACCCGACTGGACCAAATTGCTCTAATCTCGAAGGAAACACTGGAAAACACGACTTCTAGACGTTGGGCATTGGGTGTTTCAAAAGTACTGCGATGTTTTTGCCGAGGAATTGTTTTCGCCTTATCGAAGAATGTTAagatttaggtgcttattctgtaactttcgattacgatggcctcaggcgttcgattcatttggttcattttgtgttcatttggtgttcacgatcgcctgcatgtcgagtgcatttttgtggtcgacagctggcgttctgtttacatcgagcatcgagcatctgaaaaacagttttagcgtcctgattgtgcatcaataatttctttctgctaatcgtatactattattacaaaggttaagtcgtttttataccgaaaaaaacaagttaattaacagtttttttacttcaaactgtcattttgaattgtttattgttttcgaaacgtttcgaaattcgcatgaatcattgaacgcctgaggccatcgtaatcgaaagttacagaggtgcttattctgtaactttcgattacgatggcctcaggcgttcgatgattcatgcgaatttcgaaacgtttcgaaaacaataaacaattcaaaatgacagtttgaagtaaaaaaactgttaattaacttgtttttttcggtataaaaactacttaacctttgtaataatagtatacgattagcagaaagaaattattgatgcacaatcaggacgctataactgtttttcagatgctcgatgctcgatgtaaatagaacgccagctgtcgaccacaaaaatgcactcgacatgcaggcgatcgtgaacaccaaatgaacacaaaatgaaccaaatgaatcgaacgcctgaggccatcgtaatcgaaagttacagaataagcaccagaataagcaccttatttGGAAACGAGCTCCTAAAGCGCCTTTCACAGCAAACGCGTAAACACGTgggattttatcaaaactCGTACCCAACTCGTATCACTCGCTAGATTGTATAAAATAGCTGATACATAAAAATGATTTCGTTTCTGTAGAGCTTTAAGAACGAGCTTTGTGTGGTAATTATCGTAGCACACATCgttcgaattcaatttttaaCAACGAACTACGTGTACAAATAGTGATTGTAAATTTTCTAAATGAACTCGTACTCGCGTCATTGATGTTTTCACGTAAATATTCgtttatttgattaaaaaaagaagatgagGTAAAAATGCAATGGTAATATCGTATTGTGCGGGTGCAGCAGCTAGTGTAGTACCTGTGTGCGCTCCAGCCGAGCCATGCTCTGGCCCTGGGTGGACCGTTTAAATGTTGGGCCAAGCACCACCGATCAGATTTTTGCCACGATAGCGGAACGTGAAGGTTTTCACCGTGAACGGTTTACCGTTCACCGCCAACGGGCACTCCTTGTCCGGTCGCACCTGGAAGCAAACGGTGTACAGAGCGATCTCCAGCTCGGGCGACGTTCCGACGAACAGCGAGTTCGAGGGTTTCTGCAGATTATCGAACGTTAGCCGCACCTTGGCAATTTCTCCTTTCTGTGGTGGAGGAAATGATAATGGGTTATGATATACTGAATACTGCCTTCCACCTGCCACACTTACCGTTCCCAGCTCCATCTTCTTGATGTAACCCTTGTAATCGATACGGCCACTCTTCTCCATATCGTACACGTACAGCCAGTTGTGCAGACCGATCATCGTACCATTGCTGACCTCATTGAGGAACACGTGCTCGAAGCCGGAACTACCGATCTTGCCATTACCACGCGAGTACAGCGTAAACCAGATCGTCTTGAGCAGATCATGGTGCGTCTTCGGATCGGCCGTTACGATTCCCTTCTTCTGCAGGAACAGCATCGCCTGGCGCATCACGTTCGTCGCCAGGAGGGCATCAACGAAatcgttctcttccttcttctccagcgGCGTCACGTGCTCGTTGGTCATCGTGTCCAGCTCGTAGTTGTTGAACAGTGCGTGCATCTTCTCGATCGTCGGAATGGCGTAGATCTTCGTTTCATCCACTGTCAGGAATCTGAAAGGAGCATAATCGAAAGGGGACATATTATTCTCATCCGCGTCCGTCATTGGCGACCGCTTCACTTACGCATTCGGCGCCTCATCGGTGTTAACGAAGGACGACGTTTGCTTCTGGTAGTTGGTGGTGACGAACTTGCTCGGACTGTTCGAGTCCTTGCTGAACAGCAGCTCGGACAGGGCCACCAGCTCCTCGTCCGTTGCCGGTCCCTCACCGGTCGCAGAGGCGGAGGCAGGTGTGGAGCTCACCTTGGAACCGGGCACTGGCGGAGGGGTTGGTACGAAGCTAACGCTCCCCGGTTTCACCGTCGGTGGAGTACGGGTCCAGGCGTTGGCCACCGTTGACGTCGGAACTGGCGCCGGTGTGGGGCTACCACTGCGAGACGGTGGTAGGGCCGGGAAAGCATCTTTTGACTTCGGTGTCGTTACCGTCGTCTTGGCCGTGGTAGAGATCGTGGAAACGGTTGAAGCGGCGGTAACGACACTCTTGGCCGTGCTGCTCGTTACTGCGGGGATGGTCGACTTGGCGGTTGTTACCGTGGGTGCTGCTGAGACCGCCTTTGCGGTCGTTACGGCACCGgcctttgtcgtcgtcgttcccgTCTTCGAGGTGGTCGTCGATggggccacggtggtggtcgatgttttgtccttctttccACCAAACAGTCCACCGAAGAATCCTTGCTTCTTGGTGgtcggtgtggccaccgtagtcgtcgtagtcgtggtggtcgtggccggTGTAGTGGACTTTTCGTCCTTcttcgaaccaccaccgaacagcTTACCGAAGAAGCCCTtcttcgtggtcgtcgacggtggtaccggggtggtggtggtcgaggtgGTTATGGTCGAGTGTGTTACACTCGGATCCACCGGTGCGTAGGAAAGGAGCGACACATTCGGATCCTCTTCCGGCTTCTTCTTGCTACCGAACCATTGTGCGTCTGGTAAGGCGAAAGGGAAGGTGGGGGAAGCGTGAGTAATAAGCTGTTGCTGGAGGTTCAAACTGCTCTACGGCCGATCGATTAGCAGCTGCATGACGATTGGGCCCGGTTACTTTCACTCATGACACCTTGGGACTCTTTCAccgacggagacgacgacgacgagacgaacAATCTCCTCGCACAAAGGCCCATGGCGCCGTTCAATACTTTTACAACATTTTTAAGGGCAAATTACGCTATTAACAATCCAGTTTAATAGGCGCGACCTTCAGTTTTTAAAACGTTATGCGCATTATGATTGCGTTGCCATTCAACAGACGCTGAGGATCGTCGATTAGATTATCACGATAAGAATGTGAATAAGAAAGCGGCAATCCCCGACACGAAGGTGCAGTTCTGATGTTCTTTAGAAGCTGATAGAGCCGGTAATCAAAATCGCTCGCTTGTATACTGGCAGCGACTCGCTAACACACTCGCACCGGGcgttaaatgtttaaaactCGCTCAACCGTCCACAGCATCCATATCGCTCGTGGTCGATGTCACGAAGGTCAAGCGATTGGGAGCTGGCAGGCTAAAAGGAAGCCCATTCCAaatggtggaagaagaagaatcggCCACACATTAATAAAATTATCACACACCAGAAACGGCACCGGTTCATGTTCGCGTTCGACCCTCGTGCGAGCGCCTGCGTCGTTGTGATGCCGGAGGTGTTTCAGATGGACAAGTTCAGCCTCGGTGACCATCATTTACAAGTTTAAACGGGTTCAATTGAATGAATCGATCGGTTgagcacgatcacgatgctACCCCGATGGTTGGgccaaacgaaaaacacaacacagcacagcacagcacagcacggcacagGCCACAATGTGACCTTCGCTTTGCGACTTGGCGCATTGGTCGAGATGACATCACGCAGCAAAGCGGGGGAACGCAGTGCCCGTATCGTCCGCACCCAAAGCAACCTGGAGGCGACACCTGGAACACTTACCTATCGCTACTGCCAGGCACAGCAGTACGATCGTTCCGATCTGTAGTATCCTCATCGCGGACTAGAAATCACCGCTTCGTTTTGTTCGGAACTGTAAATGGTATGAATGAGACGTTTGGATTAGTGGAAGGACTTGAAGCACTAACAAAAAATTCACCTTACGCCTCACCACCGTACAGATCAATCGATCACAGAAACGGAGGAATGAAAATCGTGTGCGGAGATCTCCGGCCAAACAACCACTCCGGCCGACGGTTAACAAACAACTCTCGAGTCGCGTCTCCGGCGATGACTGCAGTAACGGTATCTCCCCCACCGGCGGGGCACAAACCAATCTCCCTTGAAAACCGAGCGAGATCAGCGATCGGCCGGTGGTCGATCGAGTGTGGAAAGAGAGTGAACGAATCGCGGTTCGGAGAATTGTTTTACGAAGATAAGTGCTGGGGCCATCTTTCTCTCGTCGCACGCACCAGGATCAAGGTTTTGGGCTAGAGGctacgacggtggcgatgacCTTGAATAGTCTAGAAAATTCATCAGCAACTGGTTCTTACCGGGCGCTGTCTTATGGGATGCATCACGTATTCAGCAGCGAAGGTCTCGTCTGCCGTAGGTAACTGCCGATTGGATTGATTTATTACTACCTTCGTTGACCTTTTATGATGTGTCCTTGCCTGTTGAAATTGTAACTTTACCTTGAACCTTTCCAGTGCTTTTATATGTTATCTTTAGAGTTTACACAACATGCTTGTGCTTCTATTTGTGACTTAAGAATCTTGCATTAACAATCTTGCGTTGTCGCCAAGACCTTTGAATACATCATGCACTCCTTCCTCCTAACATGCCTTGCCCCCATCCTATCTCCCCACCAACATGGTTTCGTGCCGAAACGCTCGACCACGACCAATCTCATGTCCCTCCTTCTTCAACTTTACCCCGCCATTTCGAATGAACACCAAATCGATGTAGTTTACACCGATTTTAGTGCTGCTTTCGATTCCATCCCTCACGCCCTCCTGGTTGCCAAGCTGGAGTGCCTCGGCATCGGGGACCCTATCCTGGCCTGGCTAGCTTCCTTCCTTACGGGTCGCTCGTCGCAAGTTCGCGTTGGCGACTCCCGGTCCTCTCCTTTCCCTCTCCTGTCGGGAGTACCTCAAGGTAGTGTGCTCAGCCCGCTGCTGTTCGCGTTGTTCATCAACGACTGCACCGCTATCCTCCCTCCAGATGGCCACCTTCTTTATGCTGACGACATAAAATTCCTTCTTCCCGTCTCCGCCCCTGCTGACGCCCTCCTGCTCCAGAGGACCATTGATGTGTTCTGCATATGGTGCGCATCAAATGGCCTCATCCTTTCCCCCGCAAAGTGTCAGGTGATATCGTTCGGACGGCGGCCGGGGAAACTGTTGGCGGACTACACGTTGATGGGAAGCCCACTGTCCCGTGTGAGGGAGATTCGGGACCTCGGGGTGATCCTTGACGATACCCTGTCATTCTCTCCCCAGCTGGAGGCGGCCGTCCGAAAGGCGAACAGAGCCCTAGGCCAGGTTCTACGCTTGACCTCCGAGCTTCGGGACACCCAGTGCCTTATGGCCCTGTACTGCGCATGGGTTAGGCCAACGTTGGAGTACgcctgtgtggtgtggtcgccACA is a window of Anopheles aquasalis chromosome 2, idAnoAquaMG_Q_19, whole genome shotgun sequence DNA encoding:
- the LOC126570558 gene encoding endoribonuclease CG2145: MRILQIGTIVLLCLAVAIDAQWFGSKKKPEEDPNVSLLSYAPVDPSVTHSTITTSTTTTPVPPSTTTKKGFFGKLFGGGSKKDEKSTTPATTTTTTTTTVATPTTKKQGFFGGLFGGKKDKTSTTTVAPSTTTSKTGTTTTKAGAVTTAKAVSAAPTVTTAKSTIPAVTSSTAKSVVTAASTVSTISTTAKTTVTTPKSKDAFPALPPSRSGSPTPAPVPTSTVANAWTRTPPTVKPGSVSFVPTPPPVPGSKVSSTPASASATGEGPATDEELVALSELLFSKDSNSPSKFVTTNYQKQTSSFVNTDEAPNAFLTVDETKIYAIPTIEKMHALFNNYELDTMTNEHVTPLEKKEENDFVDALLATNVMRQAMLFLQKKGIVTADPKTHHDLLKTIWFTLYSRGNGKIGSSGFEHVFLNEVSNGTMIGLHNWLYVYDMEKSGRIDYKGYIKKMELGTKGEIAKVRLTFDNLQKPSNSLFVGTSPELEIALYTVCFQVRPDKECPLAVNGKPFTVKTFTFRYRGKNLIGGAWPNI